The following proteins come from a genomic window of Deltaproteobacteria bacterium:
- a CDS encoding thioredoxin family protein translates to MKISFTKVIIGIICFSFLLLFALPVAAEVPVKGMVTMVDLGAKKCIPCKMMAPILVKLEKAYAGKAAVVFLDVWEDPAPARYFGIRTIPTQIFFDKQGRETYRHEGFFSEEEIVRRLKDMGVI, encoded by the coding sequence ATGAAAATAAGTTTTACCAAGGTTATTATCGGCATCATTTGTTTTTCGTTCCTGCTGTTGTTCGCATTGCCGGTGGCGGCAGAAGTCCCCGTCAAGGGTATGGTCACGATGGTTGATCTTGGCGCGAAAAAATGTATCCCCTGCAAGATGATGGCGCCGATCTTGGTAAAACTGGAGAAGGCGTATGCCGGAAAGGCGGCGGTGGTTTTCCTCGATGTCTGGGAGGACCCGGCTCCGGCCAGATATTTTGGCATCCGAACCATACCCACTCAGATATTCTTCGACAAACAGGGTAGGGAAACCTACCGGCATGAGGGATTTTTCAGCGAGGAGGAGATCGTCCGCCGGCTCAAGGATATGGGCGTAATATAG
- a CDS encoding sulfite exporter TauE/SafE family protein, with the protein MLTTFFITINDWITGATALAALGCFLWGMVSVLLSPCHLASIPLVVAYVAGQKQVMAPRQAAHYAIFYTVGMFITIAVIGVICALLGRMLGDVGNYWQIVVGLILIWVALGMLGVEKCNLSGSWLQKLNVKGRGGAFLLGLAYGVLSGSCTFGFIAPILAIITVQQKVMAGVMLILLFALGHCLPIMIAGSSTAVVRRLTESEIWLGSGDWFRKGAGVFIALLGIYFITSPFWIG; encoded by the coding sequence TTGCTGACAACATTCTTTATCACCATCAATGACTGGATCACCGGCGCGACCGCCCTGGCGGCGCTGGGCTGCTTTTTATGGGGCATGGTCAGCGTCCTGCTGAGTCCCTGTCATCTGGCGTCCATCCCGCTGGTCGTGGCCTACGTGGCCGGTCAGAAGCAGGTTATGGCGCCGAGGCAGGCCGCCCATTACGCCATTTTTTATACTGTGGGGATGTTCATCACGATCGCCGTCATTGGCGTCATCTGCGCGCTGCTGGGACGGATGCTCGGGGATGTGGGCAACTACTGGCAGATTGTTGTCGGTCTGATCCTGATCTGGGTCGCCCTGGGGATGCTGGGGGTGGAGAAGTGCAATCTTTCCGGCAGTTGGCTGCAAAAGTTAAATGTCAAAGGGCGGGGCGGCGCGTTTCTCCTGGGCCTGGCGTATGGGGTTCTCTCCGGCTCCTGCACCTTCGGCTTCATCGCTCCCATTCTGGCGATCATCACGGTTCAGCAGAAGGTAATGGCCGGCGTCATGCTGATCCTGCTATTCGCCCTGGGACACTGCCTCCCCATCATGATCGCCGGCAGCTCCACGGCGGTAGTCCGACGCCTGACGGAGAGCGAAATCTGGCTCGGATCGGGGGACTGGTTCAGGAAGGGCGCCGGGGTTTTCATCGCCCTGCTGGGAATCTATTTCATCACCAGTCCCTTTTGGATCGGGTGA
- a CDS encoding thioredoxin domain-containing protein: protein MEIKTHKQLTISFLTMIIAGLIVVGIGSAEERNLPFPSYGSGPVEVRLYTDYFCPPCRAMEPAVEPLLKDLLKKNMIRLTLVDAPYNPATPLYAKYFLYALNENNDLDHAFRVRNILIEAATNKDFKTQERIEALFKEKGIPSAVFDAKPAFDRYNALIKEDKINATPTCVVIRNGQKKAFVGGPDIINALKALP from the coding sequence ATGGAGATCAAGACTCATAAACAATTAACAATCAGTTTTTTAACGATGATCATCGCCGGGTTGATCGTTGTGGGGATCGGATCGGCAGAGGAGCGGAATTTGCCGTTTCCGTCCTACGGCTCTGGTCCCGTCGAGGTGCGGCTCTACACGGATTATTTCTGTCCCCCCTGCCGGGCGATGGAACCTGCCGTGGAACCGCTGCTGAAAGACCTGCTCAAGAAAAATATGATCCGGCTGACCCTGGTGGACGCCCCCTACAATCCAGCCACGCCTCTCTACGCCAAATATTTTCTTTACGCCCTCAACGAGAATAATGATCTGGATCATGCCTTCCGGGTTCGGAACATCCTTATTGAGGCCGCCACCAACAAAGATTTTAAGACGCAGGAACGGATAGAGGCCCTGTTCAAGGAAAAGGGAATCCCCTCTGCGGTTTTCGATGCCAAACCCGCGTTTGACCGGTACAACGCCCTGATCAAGGAGGACAAAATCAACGCGACACCCACCTGCGTCGTAATCAGGAACGGTCAGAAGAAGGCCTTCGTCGGGGGACCGGACATCATAAACGCCCTCAAGGCCCTCCCATGA
- a CDS encoding outer membrane lipoprotein-sorting protein, which produces MLKIIFAFLSLLIAIPAYAIDGTALLKQVDRNLSPESYESYRKLINIEPDGKKKEFTLFTVKKGTDKVASLFIAPASENGRSTLRLGDNMWFYIPNVGKPIRITSLQSVVGGVFNNADILQLDYAAEYDVEKVEEKGGEYLLYLKAKTRTVAYDRLKIWADKGKQLPTKIECLTEASMLIKTLYFKDVKDFGGGIVRPAVIETDSPLYKGYKSVMIFAKLKKRSFKDEVFTLTYMPSLESLR; this is translated from the coding sequence ATGCTGAAAATTATTTTTGCGTTTTTATCTTTGCTTATTGCTATCCCTGCTTATGCCATTGACGGCACGGCGCTTTTGAAACAGGTGGACAGAAACCTCAGTCCTGAATCCTATGAGTCCTACCGGAAGCTCATCAATATCGAGCCCGACGGCAAAAAGAAAGAATTTACCCTTTTTACCGTAAAAAAGGGGACCGACAAGGTTGCTTCACTGTTCATCGCCCCGGCTAGTGAAAATGGCAGAAGCACCCTAAGGCTGGGCGACAACATGTGGTTTTATATCCCGAATGTGGGCAAGCCCATCCGCATCACCAGCCTCCAGTCGGTGGTGGGCGGCGTCTTCAACAATGCCGACATCCTGCAACTGGATTATGCCGCGGAATACGATGTGGAAAAGGTTGAGGAAAAGGGAGGCGAATATCTCCTGTATCTCAAGGCCAAAACCAGGACCGTGGCCTATGACCGGCTGAAAATATGGGCGGACAAAGGAAAACAGCTTCCGACAAAGATTGAATGCCTCACCGAGGCGAGCATGCTGATCAAGACCCTCTATTTCAAAGATGTCAAGGATTTCGGCGGCGGCATCGTCAGACCTGCGGTCATAGAGACCGACAGCCCGCTTTACAAGGGCTACAAATCGGTCATGATCTTCGCCAAACTCAAGAAGCGCTCTTTCAAGGATGAGGTCTTCACCCTGACCTACATGCCGAGCCTGGAGTCCCTGCGTTGA
- a CDS encoding ABC transporter permease, which produces MGNLFKIAIRNLLRYKRRTLLTASLITVGVVFVLVFVSVSGSFKSMMIGQITDSMLGHMQVHRKGFVASIETLPLNLNLKGDAIGRLEKILDAQPEIESWSPRIKFGGMFSNFTETSSMRLTAIYPEKEFKTVPLLPGRVNNGGKDLKPGGILIPDLLARGMKVKPGDAVVIVATNADGSVNGKQFTVTGVMESATGPGGRDGYIHMDDAREILRMDGQQVSEYAVRLKDFGKLGFFSEKLDGLLSKELNQQSKPLFELHTWEKLSPFFNIARMIDVMTFFIKLMLIAIVLISIMNVMIMAVYERIREIGTIAAIGTLPGKILNMFVIEGFCMGVAGALIGDIVGIALVYILNLFKISYEFGQQKGFILQAGVYPADILMISATVIIVSVIASLQPAFKASRMEPIQALRHV; this is translated from the coding sequence ATGGGTAATCTCTTCAAAATTGCGATCCGGAATCTATTGAGATACAAACGCAGAACGCTGCTTACCGCTTCCCTGATCACCGTGGGCGTGGTCTTTGTTCTGGTTTTCGTTTCTGTTTCCGGCTCGTTTAAGAGCATGATGATCGGCCAGATCACGGACTCCATGCTGGGGCACATGCAAGTGCACCGGAAAGGTTTTGTCGCCTCCATCGAGACCCTGCCCCTCAACCTCAACCTCAAGGGGGACGCCATCGGCAGGCTGGAAAAGATTCTCGACGCGCAGCCCGAGATCGAATCCTGGTCGCCGCGCATCAAATTCGGCGGCATGTTCAGCAATTTTACGGAGACGTCGAGCATGCGCCTGACCGCGATCTACCCGGAGAAGGAATTCAAGACGGTCCCGCTGCTTCCCGGAAGGGTGAACAACGGCGGCAAGGACCTGAAACCGGGCGGCATTCTGATCCCGGATCTTCTCGCCCGGGGTATGAAGGTTAAGCCCGGCGACGCGGTGGTCATCGTGGCCACCAACGCAGACGGCTCCGTCAACGGCAAGCAGTTCACCGTGACGGGGGTCATGGAGAGCGCGACCGGCCCCGGCGGTCGGGACGGGTACATCCACATGGACGACGCCCGGGAGATTTTGCGGATGGACGGCCAGCAGGTGAGCGAATATGCCGTCCGACTCAAGGACTTCGGGAAGCTCGGCTTCTTCAGCGAAAAACTGGATGGCCTGCTGTCCAAAGAGCTGAACCAGCAGAGCAAACCCCTTTTTGAACTCCACACCTGGGAAAAGCTCTCGCCCTTCTTCAACATCGCCCGGATGATAGACGTGATGACCTTCTTCATCAAGCTCATGCTGATCGCCATTGTCCTCATCAGCATCATGAACGTCATGATCATGGCCGTGTATGAAAGAATCCGGGAGATCGGCACGATTGCAGCCATCGGCACGCTCCCCGGCAAGATTCTGAACATGTTTGTGATCGAGGGATTCTGTATGGGGGTCGCAGGCGCTCTGATCGGCGATATCGTGGGCATCGCCCTCGTCTATATCCTGAACCTGTTCAAAATCAGTTACGAATTCGGCCAGCAGAAGGGGTTTATCCTCCAGGCCGGCGTCTATCCGGCCGACATTCTCATGATCTCGGCAACCGTAATCATCGTCTCGGTAATCGCCAGTCTTCAGCCCGCCTTCAAGGCGTCGCGCATGGAGCCGATCCAGGCGCTCAGACACGTATAG
- a CDS encoding ABC transporter ATP-binding protein, which yields MALIMAENIHKDYRLGEVVIPALQGISFAIDPASFVSFIGPSGSGKTTLLNLIGCLDAPTSGRLTVAGADVGKLDRKQSALFRGANIGFIFQDFNLLPVLTVYENIEYPLLMVQKVMPEERQRRVTSLLEAVGMADQRDKYPDQISGGQKQRVAIARALVTNPKLVLADEPTANLDHKTAFMVLNLMKKMRNEFQTTFIFSTHDQKIVGEAEIVYLLEDGKMNDTRTKGGNGNG from the coding sequence GTGGCATTGATCATGGCAGAAAACATTCACAAGGATTACCGGTTAGGCGAGGTGGTCATACCAGCCCTTCAGGGGATCAGTTTTGCGATTGATCCCGCCTCTTTTGTTTCCTTTATCGGGCCTTCGGGGAGCGGCAAGACGACGCTGCTGAACCTGATCGGCTGTCTGGACGCGCCTACCTCCGGCCGGCTTACCGTGGCCGGCGCCGATGTGGGGAAATTGGATCGCAAACAAAGCGCCCTCTTCCGGGGCGCCAACATCGGCTTTATCTTCCAGGATTTCAACCTCCTGCCGGTGCTGACGGTCTACGAAAACATCGAATACCCCCTCCTCATGGTGCAAAAGGTCATGCCGGAAGAACGGCAGCGGCGGGTGACTTCGCTTTTGGAGGCCGTGGGCATGGCGGATCAGAGGGACAAATATCCCGACCAGATCTCGGGCGGGCAGAAGCAAAGGGTAGCGATTGCCCGGGCCCTGGTTACCAATCCCAAGCTCGTCCTGGCAGACGAACCCACTGCCAATTTAGATCACAAGACGGCCTTTATGGTGCTGAACCTGATGAAAAAGATGCGGAACGAATTCCAGACTACCTTTATATTCTCGACCCATGACCAGAAGATCGTCGGCGAGGCGGAAATCGTTTATCTGCTTGAAGACGGAAAAATGAACGACACCAGAACTAAAGGAGGTAACGGCAATGGGTAA
- a CDS encoding Spy/CpxP family protein refolding chaperone: MKKVVMFLAAIALAAIMVSPASAYRGAAGGNGPGSGYAGDITAWQGLNLTADQTAKIRSLQEAQLKEIQPLQNKLYSKRGELRLLWLQQAPDRDKITAADQEVRALRDQIQDKMTNHRLTVFNVLTLEQQTKVQAYGAGRGNGPRMSMNQGSMGMGQAGISRGRGHSYGGWGMR; the protein is encoded by the coding sequence ATGAAGAAAGTAGTGATGTTTTTAGCGGCGATTGCCCTTGCGGCAATCATGGTGTCCCCGGCTTCAGCGTACCGGGGAGCGGCGGGCGGCAACGGCCCGGGCTCTGGTTATGCGGGTGATATAACCGCGTGGCAGGGCCTGAACCTGACGGCAGACCAGACGGCAAAGATCAGAAGCCTGCAGGAGGCGCAGTTGAAAGAAATCCAGCCTCTTCAGAACAAGCTCTACAGCAAACGCGGCGAACTCAGACTGCTCTGGTTGCAACAGGCGCCCGATCGGGACAAGATTACAGCGGCTGATCAGGAAGTCCGCGCCCTGCGTGATCAGATACAGGACAAGATGACGAACCATCGCCTGACCGTCTTTAATGTCCTGACCCTGGAACAGCAGACCAAGGTGCAGGCTTATGGCGCTGGGCGGGGTAACGGCCCACGCATGAGTATGAATCAGGGCAGCATGGGTATGGGGCAGGCAGGCATTAGCAGGGGGCGCGGCCATTCCTACGGCGGGTGGGGGATGAGATAA